One genomic region from Campylobacter sp. RM5004 encodes:
- a CDS encoding type I restriction endonuclease subunit R, which produces MSKAKTSEFDLEQFVISSLLEHGWCYEKPIRATDEVLLETSLINALCRLNPQLDLSKANEIYKELKSINHLSLLDSNENFHYKLVNGVNISTTKDGESRADIINLIDFDNVSNNEFIVTNQLSITEAKENKIPDVVLYINGIPLVLMELKSPSDENATINSAYNQINTYKQAIPSIFVYNAFCVISDGYFARAGSISADFSRFMAWKSSDGINYAPNKSLEIKTLIDGMLNPKTLLDIICNFIVFEKEQIKDINDILSIKTTKKIAAYHQYYAVNKAISRTITASSKDGDKKGGVVWHTQGSGKSLSMVFYSAKAIKALNNPTILVITDRNDLDDQLFGTFASCANLLRQEPKQANDKEHLKELLKVASGGVVFTTIQKFSPENDNVFECLSLRDNIIVIADEAHRTQYGFDAKVVEEKSKSGDVLGQKIVYGFAKYLRDALPNATYIGFTGTPIESHDVNTPAVFGNYIDIYDISRAVEDGATVSIYYESRLAKIELSEEGKKLIDELDEKLENQENEKAKATKLEAVVGSTSRLKQIAKDIVEHFEARSSKLGGKGMIVSISRSVAIKLYDEIIKIRPNWHSDELNIGAIKVVMTSSSSDGAEFSKHHTSKAQKQFLANRMRDINDELKLVIVVDMWLTGFDVPSLHTLYIDKPMKGHNLMQAIARVNRVYKDKPSGLVVDYLGIASDLKKALSFYSESGGKGDIVTTQEDAVKVMIEKLEIVEQMLPNDYERYFELDTGARLDYILDVEEHILSNENGKDRFMSEFARLDKAYTIAIPHEKALSIKDKIAFMYAIKARFLKFARVNESENSLNQTLIKQVVDKAIVSSSVVDIFDASGIKKPDISILSDEFLLEVKNMKRKNLAFEMLKKILNDEIKLRQKLSLTKTKKLAEMLNEAIKKYNNKLISSSEALDELINMSKSIASMDDEAKKLGLKDYEYAFYSALACNDEYEKILGNEKLLALVSEILQIIKNNASIDWMIKENVRARLRVAVKRVLNKYGYPPDMQQLAIDGVLAQAEILAMELASE; this is translated from the coding sequence ATGAGCAAGGCGAAGACTAGCGAGTTTGATTTGGAGCAGTTTGTCATATCATCACTGCTTGAGCATGGGTGGTGCTATGAAAAGCCTATAAGAGCTACCGATGAAGTCTTGCTAGAAACTAGCCTTATAAATGCACTTTGTAGGCTAAATCCACAGCTTGATTTATCAAAAGCTAATGAGATTTATAAAGAGTTAAAAAGCATAAATCATCTTAGCCTTTTAGATAGTAACGAAAACTTTCATTATAAGCTTGTAAATGGCGTAAATATAAGCACCACAAAAGACGGCGAAAGTAGAGCCGATATCATAAATCTAATTGATTTTGATAATGTAAGCAACAATGAATTTATAGTAACAAACCAGCTAAGTATCACAGAAGCTAAAGAAAACAAAATCCCCGATGTAGTGCTATACATAAATGGAATTCCACTTGTTTTAATGGAGCTAAAAAGCCCAAGTGATGAAAACGCCACGATAAACTCAGCCTATAATCAAATAAACACTTATAAACAAGCAATCCCAAGTATTTTTGTCTACAATGCTTTTTGTGTGATAAGCGATGGGTATTTTGCTAGGGCGGGGAGTATTTCGGCTGATTTTTCAAGGTTTATGGCGTGGAAAAGTAGCGACGGGATAAACTACGCTCCAAACAAGTCTTTAGAGATAAAAACCCTAATAGATGGTATGCTAAACCCAAAAACCTTGCTAGATATCATTTGCAATTTTATAGTTTTTGAAAAAGAGCAGATAAAGGATATAAACGATATTTTGAGCATAAAAACTACCAAAAAAATCGCAGCCTATCATCAATACTACGCAGTAAATAAAGCTATTAGTAGAACAATCACGGCAAGCAGCAAAGACGGAGACAAAAAAGGCGGCGTGGTATGGCATACGCAAGGTAGTGGGAAGTCTTTGTCTATGGTGTTTTATAGTGCTAAAGCGATAAAGGCTTTAAACAATCCTACGATTTTGGTTATCACGGATAGAAATGACTTAGATGACCAGCTTTTTGGCACTTTTGCAAGTTGTGCGAACCTTTTAAGACAAGAGCCAAAACAAGCAAACGATAAAGAGCATTTAAAAGAGCTTTTAAAGGTGGCTAGTGGTGGAGTGGTATTTACTACTATTCAAAAATTTAGCCCAGAAAATGACAATGTATTTGAGTGCTTATCGCTTAGGGATAATATCATCGTGATTGCAGATGAAGCACACAGAACCCAATATGGCTTTGATGCAAAAGTAGTAGAAGAAAAGTCAAAAAGTGGCGATGTGCTAGGGCAAAAGATAGTCTATGGTTTCGCAAAATATTTGCGTGATGCTTTGCCAAATGCTACTTATATAGGATTTACAGGGACACCTATTGAAAGCCATGATGTAAATACCCCTGCAGTTTTTGGAAACTACATAGATATATATGATATATCAAGAGCTGTTGAAGATGGTGCTACTGTGAGTATATACTATGAAAGCAGACTTGCTAAAATAGAGCTAAGCGAAGAAGGAAAAAAGCTCATAGATGAACTAGATGAAAAGCTTGAAAATCAAGAAAACGAAAAAGCAAAAGCTACCAAGCTAGAAGCAGTAGTGGGTAGCACAAGCAGACTAAAACAAATCGCTAAAGATATAGTAGAACACTTTGAGGCAAGGTCTAGTAAGCTCGGCGGAAAAGGTATGATAGTAAGTATAAGCCGAAGTGTAGCTATAAAGCTATATGATGAAATTATAAAAATAAGACCAAACTGGCATAGCGATGAGCTAAATATCGGGGCTATAAAAGTAGTGATGACTTCAAGCTCTAGCGATGGAGCAGAGTTCAGCAAACATCACACAAGCAAGGCTCAAAAGCAGTTTTTGGCAAATCGTATGAGAGATATAAACGATGAGCTAAAGCTTGTTATCGTGGTGGATATGTGGCTAACTGGCTTTGATGTGCCATCGCTTCATACTCTTTATATAGATAAGCCTATGAAAGGGCATAACCTAATGCAAGCGATAGCTAGGGTAAATAGGGTTTATAAGGATAAACCTAGTGGGCTTGTGGTGGATTATCTTGGGATTGCAAGTGATTTGAAAAAGGCTTTATCGTTTTATAGTGAAAGTGGTGGCAAGGGCGATATAGTAACCACTCAAGAAGACGCTGTAAAGGTGATGATAGAAAAGCTAGAGATTGTAGAGCAAATGCTACCAAATGACTATGAAAGATATTTTGAGCTTGATACTGGGGCTAGGCTTGATTATATCCTTGATGTAGAAGAGCATATATTATCAAATGAAAATGGCAAAGATAGGTTTATGAGCGAGTTTGCAAGGCTTGATAAAGCCTATACGATAGCTATACCGCACGAAAAAGCCTTGAGTATAAAGGATAAAATCGCTTTTATGTATGCGATAAAGGCTAGATTTTTAAAGTTTGCTAGGGTAAATGAGAGTGAAAACTCGCTTAATCAAACTTTGATAAAACAAGTGGTAGATAAGGCTATCGTATCATCTAGTGTGGTGGATATTTTTGATGCTAGTGGGATAAAAAAGCCTGATATATCTATACTTTCTGATGAGTTTTTGCTAGAAGTAAAGAATATGAAGCGTAAAAACTTAGCCTTTGAAATGCTAAAAAAGATACTAAACGATGAGATAAAATTAAGGCAAAAACTAAGCCTAACAAAGACTAAAAAACTAGCCGAAATGCTAAACGAGGCTATCAAAAAATATAACAATAAGCTAATCTCATCAAGCGAGGCACTAGATGAGCTAATAAATATGAGTAAAAGCATAGCAAGTATGGATGATGAGGCTAAAAAACTAGGGCTAAAAGACTATGAATACGCTTTTTACTCAGCACTTGCTTGTAATGATGAGTATGAAAAAATCTTAGGAAATGAAAAGCTTTTAGCCCTTGTTAGCGAGATACTACAAATCATCAAAAATAATGCAAGTATAGACTGGATGATAAAAGAAAATGTAAGAGCAAGGCTAAGAGTAGCTGTAAAAAGAGTGCTCAATAAATACGGCTATCCACCTGATATGCAACAACTTGCGATTGATGGAGTTTTAGCTCAAGCTGAGATTTTGGCTATGGAATTAGCTAGCGAGTAG
- a CDS encoding AAA family ATPase gives MPISFTDNERKEFQSGINAFISEINKCLKNKNKSTKGFSVNNIKPFFNFFENSYEYSIGSGSGTLADTCWIIFVRKELLSDELINTSKVSPRYGVYVYFGYSHSLKEGFKYRLAFGFPKHDIENARCKAVDEMERSGKLTELDFTYDKLDLEQITDDFIKLLEYYESFSKDDFIPKNPKNNDDFYEWLSKNARQDNGEFYSDESKKNESSKTNTLKTLIKNKSLKDLANYIKSDDFISIQDSRKGRDFVYTARIYADYLNEKYYKQNKAPSEEEQEQRFAFWLEVRLRDSKDYLKLIDDFKSSFLAKYQRNIFSILELNELINIIGKNTYNDYIASKSDAKRTMKEFIRFLIKDYSSDAKNIFLQDEPKQNPKNIPLNQILYGAPGVGKTYNTINIALEILGEDFSTQTNEIYTRKAMQERFKDYVKNGQIVFTTFHQSYGYEEFVEGIRPDFDNDELRYVIADGVFKDLCKKAKQNYINYSTPNELDFDKLINYFAEYVKSEFLDQNKEFLLEKGVNIHSIFYDKDGECRSFELGGTTQSGQRLTLDIIKRDYEEFKIGNIKSYKDIKPKFESKSIHHGNAGYYFMLYKKLFEFEKKDDYKNQKEDLKPYIIIIDEINRGNISKIFGELITLIEPSKRLGNAEELEVVLPYSKERFSVPNNVYIIGTMNTADRSITTLDTALRRRFEFKKIMPDSSLLKFKLDEIELDKLLDKMNERIECLIGDEKLIGHSYFMDINSIDELKAVFSKKILPLLEEYFYNDYSQIKSVLNDNSMIKTKNILNTDTLYLSDDFSEVDFKKIYED, from the coding sequence ATGCCTATAAGTTTTACAGATAATGAAAGAAAAGAATTTCAAAGCGGAATAAATGCTTTTATTAGCGAAATAAATAAATGTCTTAAAAATAAAAACAAATCAACCAAAGGCTTTAGCGTTAATAATATTAAGCCATTTTTTAATTTCTTTGAAAATAGTTATGAATATAGCATAGGTAGCGGTAGTGGGACTTTGGCTGATACTTGTTGGATTATTTTTGTTAGAAAAGAGCTTTTAAGTGATGAGCTTATAAATACTAGCAAGGTTAGTCCTAGATATGGTGTTTATGTTTATTTCGGGTATTCTCACTCTTTAAAAGAAGGTTTTAAATATCGTTTAGCATTTGGATTTCCAAAACATGATATTGAAAACGCAAGGTGCAAAGCCGTTGATGAAATGGAGCGAAGTGGCAAACTAACTGAGCTTGATTTTACTTATGACAAACTAGATTTAGAGCAAATTACAGATGATTTTATAAAGCTTTTAGAATATTATGAGAGTTTTAGCAAAGATGATTTTATCCCAAAAAATCCTAAAAATAACGATGATTTTTATGAGTGGCTTAGTAAAAATGCAAGGCAAGATAACGGAGAGTTTTACTCAGATGAGAGCAAGAAAAACGAAAGCTCAAAGACAAATACCCTAAAAACTTTGATTAAAAATAAAAGCTTAAAAGATTTGGCAAATTATATAAAAAGTGATGATTTTATAAGTATTCAAGATAGTAGAAAAGGTAGAGATTTTGTCTATACAGCAAGGATTTACGCTGATTATTTAAATGAAAAATATTATAAGCAAAACAAAGCTCCAAGCGAAGAAGAACAAGAGCAAAGATTTGCTTTTTGGTTAGAAGTTCGCTTAAGAGATAGCAAGGATTATTTAAAGCTAATTGATGATTTTAAAAGCTCGTTTTTGGCTAAATATCAAAGAAATATTTTTAGTATTTTAGAGTTAAACGAGTTAATAAACATAATCGGCAAAAATACCTACAACGACTACATAGCAAGCAAAAGCGACGCTAAAAGAACTATGAAAGAGTTTATTAGATTTTTGATAAAAGACTACTCAAGCGATGCTAAAAATATATTTTTACAAGATGAGCCAAAGCAAAACCCTAAAAATATCCCACTAAATCAGATTTTATATGGAGCGCCTGGGGTTGGTAAGACTTACAATACCATAAATATAGCTTTAGAGATTTTGGGCGAAGATTTTTCAACTCAAACAAACGAAATTTACACAAGAAAAGCAATGCAAGAAAGGTTTAAAGACTATGTAAAAAACGGACAAATAGTATTTACAACCTTTCATCAAAGCTATGGGTATGAAGAATTTGTAGAAGGAATTAGACCTGATTTTGATAACGATGAGCTAAGATATGTGATAGCTGATGGCGTGTTTAAGGATTTGTGTAAAAAAGCTAAGCAAAATTATATAAATTACTCTACTCCAAATGAGCTAGATTTTGACAAGCTGATAAATTATTTTGCTGAGTATGTAAAGAGCGAGTTTTTAGACCAAAACAAGGAGTTTTTGCTAGAAAAGGGCGTAAATATTCATAGTATTTTTTATGATAAAGACGGCGAGTGTCGTTCGTTTGAGCTAGGTGGCACTACTCAAAGCGGACAAAGATTAACCCTTGATATAATCAAGCGTGATTATGAAGAATTTAAAATAGGAAATATAAAAAGCTACAAAGATATAAAGCCAAAGTTTGAAAGCAAAAGCATTCATCATGGTAATGCGGGGTATTATTTTATGCTTTATAAAAAGCTTTTTGAGTTTGAGAAAAAAGATGATTATAAAAACCAAAAAGAAGATTTAAAGCCATATATAATCATCATTGATGAGATAAATCGTGGGAATATTAGTAAGATTTTTGGAGAGCTTATCACACTTATTGAGCCTAGCAAAAGGCTAGGAAATGCTGAAGAACTAGAAGTGGTGTTGCCATATAGCAAAGAGCGTTTTTCGGTGCCAAATAATGTCTATATAATAGGCACTATGAATACAGCAGATAGAAGTATCACTACCCTTGATACGGCGCTTAGGCGTAGGTTTGAGTTTAAAAAGATTATGCCCGATAGTTCTCTTTTAAAATTTAAACTCGATGAGATTGAATTAGATAAACTATTGGATAAAATGAATGAGAGAATTGAGTGTCTAATTGGCGATGAAAAGCTTATCGGACATTCGTATTTTATGGATATAAACAGCATTGATGAACTTAAAGCTGTGTTTAGCAAGAAGATTTTGCCACTTTTAGAAGAGTATTTTTATAATGATTATTCGCAGATAAAATCAGTGCTTAATGATAACAGCATGATAAAAACTAAAAATATTTTAAATACTGATACGCTTTATTTAAGCGATGATTTTAGCGAAGTGGATTTTAAGAAAATCTATGAAGATTGA
- a CDS encoding McrC family protein produces MKIEVYEHEIISEFKNDEFLNELISFAENNPEFLRIVGKNKLKARNFVGLIKTKSGVLEIYPKVSKPSDEIIPSIDLSKAYELKDEMFKDCKARELNPKKLLLELLRTLQESPFKKSLKATLKDEKMPLFEVFVEMFLEELFVILNKGLMSDYVKVSNNKAFLKGKLIFSEHLRQNLAHKERFFTENDEYIIDNAANQTIKTTLFHLKKLSQNKKILKFLGFFDEVSLISIKKCEFSVKNKHYHYYENILLWCKLFLNGFSFTPFAGDKNAYALLFDMNRLFEDFVAFMLKKQNPKISISTQVTNRHLIKDERKDCFLMRPDILIKLKDKTIIADTKYKIIKDLSDISQADLYQVFAYAAKFKASEVWLIYPLLDDILQGKTLEYKPEIFENKIKLKLLFAPLP; encoded by the coding sequence ATGAAGATTGAAGTTTACGAACATGAAATCATAAGTGAGTTTAAGAACGATGAGTTTTTAAACGAGCTTATAAGTTTTGCTGAAAACAACCCAGAGTTTTTAAGAATAGTCGGCAAAAATAAGCTAAAAGCAAGGAATTTCGTAGGGCTTATAAAAACAAAAAGTGGGGTTTTAGAAATCTATCCTAAGGTTTCAAAACCAAGCGATGAGATAATTCCGAGCATAGATTTAAGCAAGGCTTATGAGCTAAAAGATGAGATGTTTAAGGATTGTAAAGCAAGGGAGCTAAACCCTAAAAAGCTGCTTTTAGAACTTTTAAGAACTTTACAAGAAAGCCCATTTAAAAAATCGCTTAAAGCAACGCTAAAAGATGAAAAAATGCCACTTTTTGAAGTCTTTGTTGAGATGTTTTTAGAAGAACTTTTCGTGATTTTAAACAAAGGGCTTATGAGTGATTATGTAAAAGTATCAAATAATAAAGCATTTTTAAAAGGAAAATTGATTTTTAGTGAGCATTTAAGGCAAAATCTAGCTCATAAAGAGCGATTTTTTACCGAAAATGATGAATACATCATAGATAATGCGGCAAATCAAACTATAAAAACCACGCTTTTTCATCTAAAAAAACTAAGTCAAAATAAAAAGATTTTGAAGTTTTTAGGATTTTTTGATGAGGTGAGTTTAATTAGCATTAAAAAATGTGAATTTAGTGTAAAAAATAAGCATTATCATTATTATGAAAACATACTTTTATGGTGCAAATTATTTTTAAATGGCTTTAGTTTTACGCCATTTGCAGGGGATAAAAATGCTTATGCTTTGCTTTTTGATATGAATAGACTTTTTGAAGATTTTGTAGCTTTTATGCTTAAAAAACAAAATCCAAAGATAAGTATATCTACTCAAGTAACAAATAGGCATTTGATAAAAGATGAGAGAAAAGATTGTTTTTTAATGCGACCTGATATTTTGATTAAGCTTAAGGATAAAACAATTATCGCTGATACGAAGTATAAAATCATAAAGGATTTAAGTGATATTAGCCAAGCTGATTTATATCAAGTATTTGCCTATGCAGCAAAGTTTAAAGCTAGTGAAGTGTGGCTTATATATCCACTTTTAGATGATATTTTGCAAGGAAAAACCTTAGAATATAAGCCAGAAATTTTTGAAAACAAAATAAAGCTAAAGCTCCTTTTCGCCCCTTTGCCTTAA
- a CDS encoding alpha-amylase has translation MNNTNANHKANQANANKGTPGQNTAHSKVHGNRGAQLNPNNKK, from the coding sequence ATGAATAATACAAATGCTAATCATAAAGCTAACCAAGCTAATGCTAATAAAGGCACCCCAGGTCAAAATACAGCTCATTCAAAAGTTCATGGCAATCGTGGTGCACAATTAAATCCAAATAATAAAAAATAA
- a CDS encoding stomatin-like protein, translating into MLEISGLNLVIFVLLVLAILFLKLAIKIVSQSDIIIIERLGKFHKEISGGFHLIFPVLDVPRAVITIREQLIYIDKQQVITKDNVNISVDGIVYLKVTNGKMAVYNVEDYKMAISALAMTTLRGEIGGMNLDDTLSSRDRLNAALQMALCDAADNWGVKIMRVEISEISVPAGIEEAMNMQMKAEREKRAIELNAEAKKAALIRNAEALKQEQVLNAEAIERMADAKKYEQIAISLGQKEAIRNINEAMSENVNAAEFLLAKGRVEAFLELAKNESKDKIIVPYESSELIGALSVLKDFIGKKK; encoded by the coding sequence ATGTTAGAAATTTCTGGTTTAAATCTTGTTATTTTCGTTTTATTAGTCTTAGCTATTTTGTTTTTAAAACTAGCTATCAAAATCGTTTCTCAAAGTGATATTATCATCATTGAAAGGCTTGGGAAATTTCATAAAGAAATAAGCGGTGGATTTCACCTAATCTTCCCTGTACTTGATGTTCCAAGAGCTGTAATAACCATAAGAGAACAGCTTATTTATATAGACAAACAACAAGTTATTACAAAAGATAACGTAAATATATCAGTAGATGGCATAGTATATTTAAAGGTAACTAATGGAAAAATGGCTGTTTATAATGTAGAAGATTATAAAATGGCAATTTCAGCCCTTGCGATGACAACTTTAAGGGGTGAAATAGGTGGAATGAATCTTGATGATACGCTAAGTAGTCGTGATAGATTAAACGCGGCTTTGCAAATGGCTTTATGTGATGCAGCAGATAACTGGGGTGTAAAGATAATGAGAGTTGAGATATCAGAAATCTCAGTTCCAGCAGGTATTGAAGAAGCTATGAATATGCAAATGAAAGCTGAGCGTGAAAAAAGAGCTATTGAGCTAAACGCCGAGGCTAAAAAAGCAGCACTTATAAGAAATGCAGAAGCGCTAAAACAAGAGCAAGTTTTAAACGCAGAAGCAATAGAAAGAATGGCAGATGCTAAAAAATACGAGCAAATTGCTATATCTTTAGGTCAAAAAGAAGCCATTCGCAATATAAATGAAGCAATGAGCGAAAATGTAAACGCAGCTGAGTTTTTACTAGCAAAGGGTAGGGTTGAGGCATTTTTAGAACTTGCAAAAAACGAAAGCAAAGACAAAATAATAGTGCCTTATGAAAGCAGTGAGCTAATCGGAGCTTTGAGTGTTTTAAAAGATTTTATCGGTAAGAAAAAATGA
- a CDS encoding NfeD family protein produces MIDYILIATGFVLGIIELLLGSFYVIFFAIGFFIVGVLGLFLEISLEIKLVLCVVLSLGLLLLFKKFFKKNQEIVKDNFLDESGFGVIKNGMVYYKGALWQANEISHLKEGDKIRIKGVENNKLILE; encoded by the coding sequence ATGATTGATTATATTTTGATAGCTACTGGGTTTGTGTTAGGAATTATTGAGCTTTTGCTTGGTAGCTTTTATGTGATATTTTTTGCGATTGGGTTTTTTATAGTTGGAGTTTTAGGGCTTTTTTTAGAAATTAGTCTTGAAATAAAGCTTGTTTTATGTGTTGTTTTATCGCTTGGTTTGTTGCTTTTATTTAAAAAATTTTTCAAAAAAAATCAAGAGATTGTAAAAGATAACTTTTTAGATGAAAGTGGTTTTGGAGTTATTAAAAACGGCATGGTGTATTATAAAGGTGCTTTATGGCAAGCGAACGAAATCTCACATCTAAAAGAAGGCGATAAGATTAGGATAAAAGGCGTAGAAAATAACAAATTAATCCTTGAATAA
- a CDS encoding SprT family zinc-dependent metalloprotease, whose translation MNYEVKFTRKRIKNIIIKVRKYGLVEVSVPYFVNMNRAKEFLELKSAWIKQRMQELLANQETTNQISFLGKNYELEFELGIRTSFLLQDDKLIIKATKDSEKAKKILDDFYKLKSREIFSEILKRFCVIVGKDIKALKLRKMTTRWGSCNTRKAYINLNTELVKKDILAIEAVIMHELTHLYHADHSKAFYDKLLGFMPDYYERIKLLKNNKEL comes from the coding sequence ATGAATTACGAAGTAAAATTTACAAGAAAACGCATAAAAAACATAATCATAAAAGTGCGAAAATATGGCTTAGTTGAAGTAAGTGTGCCGTATTTTGTAAATATGAATAGAGCAAAAGAATTTTTAGAGCTTAAAAGTGCTTGGATTAAGCAAAGAATGCAAGAGCTTTTGGCAAATCAAGAAACTACTAATCAAATAAGCTTTTTAGGCAAGAATTACGAGCTAGAATTTGAATTAGGAATTAGAACTTCTTTTTTATTGCAAGATGACAAACTAATCATAAAAGCTACAAAAGATAGTGAAAAGGCTAAAAAGATTTTAGATGATTTTTATAAACTAAAATCACGAGAAATATTTAGCGAGATTTTAAAAAGATTTTGTGTAATTGTGGGTAAAGATATAAAAGCTTTAAAGCTTAGAAAAATGACAACTCGTTGGGGCTCTTGCAATACAAGAAAAGCTTATATAAACCTAAATACCGAGCTAGTTAAAAAAGATATTTTAGCAATAGAAGCTGTGATTATGCATGAGCTAACTCATCTATATCACGCTGATCATTCAAAGGCTTTTTATGACAAACTTTTAGGCTTTATGCCTGATTACTACGAGCGAATAAAATTACTAAAAAATAATAAAGAATTGTAA
- the dcuC gene encoding C4-dicarboxylate transporter DcuC — MIMYISAILGVSLIIYMLIKNLDIKISLFFVGLTLMYIAMYSGGDIAIKGFKSSGIALLDPLQAIAIKFKDILTKAGFVILILGGYTAYMNKIRANDATVSLLIKPIKYIKSPYILVPVVFLLGNLLSIVVPSASNLAIILLATLYPIMKKSGLSTLSAAGIIATTATIVPTPLGSDNIAVVGELVKLERFANLSVSEYVFNYHARVSIPTIIFMAFVHLFWQKYCDSKEKISSDDNIKSEELKELEFSPITKIIYAFLPLLPIFLLVGVYLFSSAAISVEIAVFFSFIVAIVCELIRTRNIRLSLDLTQEFFKGMGGALSIVALLVAGTTFVVGLQSIGIIKALESFMSSIQGDGISFVLPLILVLLTAVIVILSGSGNALFYAMAPLFVPLAAAANIDVLAISIPMGLAGNLLRAVSPVSAVIMIVAGSVGKTPLEVVKRTSVPMIAGTIFMFVLSMIFYM, encoded by the coding sequence ATGATTATGTATATTAGTGCAATTTTAGGCGTTTCGCTTATTATTTATATGCTTATTAAAAACCTTGATATTAAAATAAGCTTGTTTTTTGTAGGTCTTACTCTTATGTATATTGCTATGTATAGTGGTGGCGATATTGCTATTAAGGGCTTTAAATCAAGTGGCATTGCTTTGCTTGACCCACTTCAAGCAATTGCAATAAAGTTTAAAGATATTTTAACTAAGGCGGGATTTGTTATCCTTATTTTAGGTGGATATACAGCTTATATGAATAAAATTAGAGCAAATGATGCAACGGTAAGCCTACTTATAAAACCTATAAAATATATAAAATCGCCTTATATTTTAGTGCCTGTGGTGTTTTTATTAGGCAATTTATTATCAATTGTAGTTCCAAGTGCTTCAAATCTAGCGATAATTTTACTTGCTACACTTTATCCTATTATGAAAAAATCAGGGCTTTCAACTCTTAGTGCAGCAGGAATTATCGCAACTACTGCAACCATTGTGCCAACTCCTTTAGGAAGTGATAATATCGCAGTTGTAGGAGAATTAGTAAAGTTAGAAAGGTTTGCAAATCTAAGCGTAAGCGAATATGTATTTAATTATCATGCAAGGGTTTCGATTCCAACTATTATTTTTATGGCTTTTGTGCATTTGTTTTGGCAAAAATATTGCGATAGCAAAGAAAAGATTTCAAGCGATGATAATATAAAGAGCGAAGAATTAAAAGAGCTAGAATTTAGTCCAATTACAAAAATTATTTATGCCTTTTTACCACTACTTCCGATATTTTTATTAGTTGGGGTTTATTTATTTAGTAGTGCTGCAATTAGTGTTGAAATAGCTGTATTTTTCTCATTTATCGTAGCTATTGTTTGCGAGCTAATTAGAACAAGAAATATAAGACTTAGCCTAGATTTAACACAAGAATTCTTTAAAGGTATGGGTGGAGCGCTTTCAATCGTTGCACTACTTGTAGCTGGAACAACCTTTGTTGTAGGTCTTCAATCAATAGGAATTATCAAAGCTTTAGAAAGCTTTATGAGTAGTATTCAAGGCGATGGAATAAGCTTTGTTTTACCACTTATTTTAGTGCTTTTAACGGCTGTGATTGTTATATTAAGTGGTAGTGGAAATGCTTTGTTTTATGCGATGGCTCCGCTTTTTGTGCCACTTGCAGCGGCTGCAAATATAGATGTATTGGCTATATCAATTCCTATGGGACTAGCTGGAAACTTGCTAAGAGCAGTCTCGCCAGTATCAGCTGTAATAATGATAGTAGCAGGTAGTGTTGGCAAAACCCCACTTGAAGTAGTTAAAAGAACAAGCGTGCCTATGATAGCAGGAACTATTTTTATGTTCGTTTTATCTATGATTTTTTATATGTAA